From Chryseobacterium tructae, one genomic window encodes:
- a CDS encoding fatty acid desaturase family protein, giving the protein MEKPSYLKDSDDARLFNELRKKVNQRVEAIPENRDIYIKIKAILLPLIYVGLYFFAVLNAERHWVYILSFVLMGIFLVLIYLNLIHEAAHNNIFKSKRLNEAVLHIFDFIGANSYIWKKRHIASHHAYPNVDGWDTDIEQSGLLLIVPWIKAKGVQKYQHRFFFLVYPLYLFNWMFIRDFRDFFDKERVILKTQGRIPVIEKVKMVSYKLFYFFYQIVVPVVFFKVSIGLALGAWFLQVIAASIFALFVLLPLHPLPDNAFPRLNKDNGLPFSWLHHQFEVTNDLKENNWWVRNVLGNFNFHVAHHLFPNYSYMYYNEITEEIEEFAKEHGLAYKRFPLFTALGKHRDLLRQNANNAYYILEE; this is encoded by the coding sequence ATGGAAAAGCCGAGTTACTTAAAAGATTCAGATGATGCCAGGTTATTTAATGAGCTGAGAAAGAAAGTGAACCAACGGGTAGAAGCCATTCCTGAAAACAGGGATATTTATATCAAGATCAAAGCGATTCTTTTGCCACTGATCTATGTAGGTTTATATTTCTTCGCTGTATTAAATGCTGAAAGACATTGGGTATATATCCTGAGTTTTGTTTTAATGGGAATTTTCCTGGTTTTAATTTATTTAAATCTGATCCATGAAGCAGCCCACAACAATATCTTTAAAAGTAAAAGGCTGAATGAAGCGGTGCTGCATATTTTTGATTTCATAGGAGCCAATTCCTATATCTGGAAGAAAAGACATATCGCAAGTCACCATGCCTATCCGAATGTGGATGGCTGGGATACCGATATTGAGCAGAGTGGTTTGCTTTTAATAGTACCTTGGATTAAGGCAAAAGGAGTTCAGAAGTATCAGCATAGGTTTTTCTTTTTAGTATATCCGCTGTATTTATTCAATTGGATGTTCATAAGAGACTTCAGGGATTTCTTTGACAAGGAAAGAGTGATTTTGAAAACGCAGGGAAGAATCCCTGTCATAGAGAAAGTGAAAATGGTGAGTTATAAACTATTTTACTTTTTTTATCAAATTGTAGTTCCGGTTGTGTTCTTTAAAGTATCAATTGGTTTGGCTTTAGGGGCTTGGTTTTTACAGGTGATTGCAGCAAGTATTTTTGCATTGTTTGTTTTATTGCCACTGCATCCGCTTCCTGATAATGCCTTTCCAAGATTAAATAAAGATAATGGTCTTCCATTCAGCTGGCTTCATCACCAGTTTGAAGTGACCAATGATTTAAAAGAAAATAACTGGTGGGTAAGAAATGTATTAGGAAATTTTAATTTCCATGTGGCACATCACCTTTTCCCCAATTACAGTTATATGTATTACAATGAGATCACAGAAGAGATCGAAGAATTTGCTAAAGAACATGGCTTGGCATACAAAAGATTTCCGCTGTTCACCGCTTTAGGCAAGCACAGGGACTTATTAAGGCAGAATGCAAATAATGCCTACTATATTTTAGAAGAATAA
- a CDS encoding homocysteine S-methyltransferase family protein: MTNIESLNKALKERILVLDGAMGTMLQRYKFEEEDYRGERFKDWEHPVKGNNDLLSLTQPHAIEEVHKKYLEAGADIIETNTFSGTTIAMADYHMEELVYDLNYESAKIARKACDEYTAKTPDKPRFVAGSIGPTNRTASLSPDVNDPGYRAITFEELRVAYKQQCEALLDGGSDILLVETIFDTLNAKAALFAIDELQEERGIRIPIMVSGTITDASGRTLSGQTAEAFLISVSHLNLLSVGFNCALGADQLTPYLETLAHNSEFYVSAYPNAGLPNAFGKYDETPEDMARQIKEYAEKGLINIIGGCCGTTPEHIKAIAELVEKYEPRKLKEFV; this comes from the coding sequence ATGACAAATATAGAATCACTAAACAAAGCCCTCAAAGAACGCATCCTCGTCCTGGACGGAGCGATGGGAACCATGCTTCAGCGATACAAGTTTGAAGAAGAAGACTATCGTGGTGAACGTTTCAAAGACTGGGAGCATCCGGTAAAAGGAAACAACGATTTGCTTTCCCTAACACAACCTCACGCGATTGAAGAAGTACACAAGAAATACCTGGAAGCAGGAGCTGATATTATTGAAACCAATACTTTCTCCGGAACTACCATTGCGATGGCTGATTATCACATGGAAGAACTGGTATACGATCTAAACTATGAGTCGGCCAAAATTGCCAGAAAAGCCTGTGATGAATACACGGCCAAAACTCCGGATAAACCAAGGTTCGTAGCAGGATCAATAGGCCCAACCAACAGAACAGCAAGCTTAAGTCCTGATGTGAATGACCCTGGATACAGAGCTATTACTTTTGAAGAGCTGAGAGTCGCTTACAAACAGCAATGTGAAGCTTTATTAGATGGAGGTTCAGATATTCTATTGGTAGAAACCATCTTTGATACCCTGAATGCTAAAGCAGCATTGTTTGCAATTGATGAACTTCAGGAAGAAAGAGGAATAAGAATTCCAATCATGGTTTCTGGAACCATTACCGATGCTTCAGGAAGAACATTGAGCGGACAAACAGCAGAAGCCTTTTTGATTTCTGTTTCCCATCTGAATTTATTAAGTGTAGGCTTTAACTGCGCTTTAGGAGCAGACCAGTTAACGCCTTACCTGGAAACTTTGGCTCATAACTCAGAATTCTATGTTTCAGCGTATCCGAATGCCGGTTTACCAAATGCCTTTGGAAAATATGATGAAACACCGGAAGATATGGCCAGACAGATCAAAGAATATGCAGAAAAAGGATTGATCAATATTATTGGCGGATGCTGTGGTACAACTCCGGAGCATATCAAGGCGATTGCCGAGCTGGTAGAAAAATATGAGCCAAGAAAATTGAAGGAATTTGTGTAA
- a CDS encoding ACT domain-containing protein, translated as MKNAKEIKFLKNRSIVKFEGEDFLGEIGIDGRIFKALTLARISVGVISQQAIENGISILVHENDAEKAVACLIDEFEAERKSGKVSQIYSINNVSVIGFVAEDSNKVFAELARNNVFPLLLNQVAGENRVNIVVTSSQDEKTRNIIESEIFKKPKTVHLAIIGHGNVGKTLIEQVLESSEEIKRRKKVDLKVVAVANSKKIAFNKKGFDSNWSDEVLTAEHSSDVQELINFSNENQLENLIVVDNTASKDFVKNYHALAENGFDLVSSNKIFNTLPIEEYRKLRYTLSKNNRRYLYETNVGAGLPLIDTIKLLHLSGENITRIKGVFSGTLSYVFNNFSLRDDKFSTIINEALEKGYTEPDPREDLSGNDVARKLLILARELDLINEFEDINIQNLVPESLLEVSKSEFLTRLDELDEEYQKIKENQEPGHVLRYVGDLHGDLQKDKGELDVKLISVPATSALGQLKGSDSIFEIYTESYGENPIVIMGAGAGAQVTARGVFGDILRLSETK; from the coding sequence ATGAAAAATGCTAAAGAAATAAAATTTTTGAAGAACAGATCAATTGTCAAATTTGAAGGAGAAGATTTCTTAGGAGAAATCGGAATTGACGGACGAATTTTTAAAGCGCTTACTTTAGCGCGTATCAGTGTGGGAGTAATCTCTCAGCAAGCCATAGAAAACGGAATTTCTATTTTAGTTCACGAAAACGATGCTGAAAAAGCAGTAGCTTGTCTTATTGATGAGTTTGAAGCAGAAAGAAAATCAGGAAAAGTATCTCAAATATATAGCATCAACAATGTTTCTGTGATTGGTTTTGTAGCAGAAGATTCCAATAAAGTCTTTGCAGAATTGGCTAGAAACAATGTTTTCCCATTGCTGCTCAATCAGGTTGCCGGTGAAAACAGAGTGAACATTGTAGTGACTTCTTCACAGGATGAAAAAACCAGAAACATTATAGAATCTGAGATCTTCAAAAAACCGAAGACCGTTCATCTGGCTATTATTGGCCATGGAAATGTAGGGAAAACATTAATCGAACAGGTTCTTGAGTCTTCGGAAGAAATTAAAAGACGTAAAAAAGTAGATCTGAAAGTTGTTGCTGTAGCCAATTCAAAGAAAATAGCATTCAATAAAAAAGGATTTGATAGTAATTGGTCTGATGAGGTGTTAACGGCAGAACATTCTTCAGATGTTCAGGAACTCATCAATTTCTCCAATGAAAATCAATTAGAGAACCTGATTGTGGTAGACAATACAGCAAGTAAGGATTTTGTTAAAAATTATCATGCATTAGCAGAAAACGGATTCGATCTGGTTTCTTCCAATAAGATCTTCAACACCCTTCCGATTGAAGAATACCGTAAACTAAGATATACGTTGAGTAAAAATAACAGACGTTATCTGTATGAAACTAATGTAGGAGCAGGACTTCCGTTAATTGATACAATTAAATTATTGCACCTTTCAGGAGAGAATATCACCAGAATTAAAGGCGTTTTTTCCGGAACATTGAGCTATGTTTTCAACAATTTTTCATTGAGAGACGATAAATTCTCCACAATTATCAATGAAGCTTTGGAAAAAGGATATACTGAACCGGATCCAAGAGAAGACCTATCTGGAAATGATGTAGCAAGAAAACTATTGATTTTGGCAAGAGAACTAGACTTAATCAATGAATTTGAAGATATCAATATTCAAAATCTGGTTCCGGAAAGCTTACTTGAAGTTTCAAAATCAGAATTTCTTACAAGATTAGACGAGCTGGATGAAGAATACCAAAAGATCAAAGAAAACCAGGAGCCTGGTCATGTATTGAGATATGTGGGAGATTTACATGGCGATTTACAGAAAGACAAAGGGGAGTTAGATGTAAAACTGATTTCTGTTCCTGCAACTTCTGCTTTAGGGCAGTTGAAAGGTTCAGATTCCATCTTTGAAATCTATACAGAAAGTTATGGTGAAAATCCAATTGTGATTATGGGAGCCGGAGCCGGAGCACAGGTAACTGCAAGAGGTGTATTCGGTGATATTTTAAGACTAAGTGAAACAAAATAA